Proteins from a single region of Verrucomicrobiia bacterium:
- a CDS encoding glycosyltransferase family 2 protein — MLKLLLRAPIVKACNAGHVEVSVVIATCNRPILVWEAVESIRNQTIRDWELLVVDDASDDGVVDGLRSRLSGDKRCRLVCNRIRVGPAQAFNQGIREALGRLIAIMGDDDIALPAR, encoded by the coding sequence ATGCTCAAGTTATTGTTGCGCGCTCCCATAGTGAAAGCATGCAATGCTGGCCATGTGGAAGTTTCGGTTGTTATCGCAACCTGCAATCGCCCGATCTTGGTTTGGGAAGCGGTTGAATCTATCCGGAACCAGACTATACGGGACTGGGAACTACTGGTGGTGGATGATGCCTCAGACGATGGGGTGGTGGATGGGTTGAGGAGTCGACTTTCTGGGGACAAGCGCTGTCGTTTGGTCTGCAACAGGATTCGCGTAGGACCAGCTCAGGCGTTCAACCAGGGCATTCGAGAGGCGCTGGGCCGCCTTATTGCAATCATGGGGGATGACGACATTGCACTGCCAGCGCGTTAG
- a CDS encoding ISAzo13 family transposase, translated as MTDPKLVKRIRLKYRSLSGMMDERMRRQWAASEAADLGWGGVSTVAKATGLARNTIIAGTRELEHRRTHPDEAITVRIRREGAGRKPLVETDPDLLAALSALVDPMTRGHPESPLLWTCKSTAKLAAELRREEHVVSERTVAALLKASGYSLQANRKTREGASHPDRNAQFEHISRQVLHFQRGSQPVISVDTKKKELVGEFKNPGREWEVKGEPTAVNVHDFPDPKHGKAIPYGVYDLASNEGWVSVGIDHDTARFAAASIRRWWQEMGSRRFPGASKLMITADGGGSNSSRNRLWKVALQELADEIGLRLDVCHFPPGTSKWNKIEHRLFSFITKNWRGRPLTGYQVIVNLIANTTTKEGLLVRAALDTTEYETGITVTDEELARVKITKSTFHGDWNYAIHPRV; from the coding sequence GTGACCGATCCCAAACTTGTGAAGCGGATTCGGCTCAAGTACCGCTCCCTGTCGGGCATGATGGATGAGCGGATGCGTCGCCAGTGGGCGGCCTCGGAGGCGGCTGACTTGGGCTGGGGAGGCGTGAGTACCGTGGCGAAGGCTACGGGGCTGGCCCGTAACACGATTATCGCGGGAACCCGTGAACTGGAGCATCGCCGAACTCACCCCGATGAGGCGATCACCGTTCGGATCCGCCGAGAGGGTGCCGGTCGTAAGCCGCTCGTCGAGACCGATCCCGACTTGCTGGCCGCCCTTTCGGCGCTGGTGGACCCTATGACTCGCGGACACCCGGAGTCGCCGCTTCTGTGGACCTGCAAGAGTACAGCGAAGCTGGCAGCGGAGCTGCGGCGCGAGGAGCATGTGGTCAGTGAGCGAACGGTGGCGGCCCTTCTGAAGGCTTCGGGTTACAGCCTCCAGGCCAATCGCAAGACACGGGAGGGCGCGTCGCATCCGGACCGGAATGCCCAGTTCGAACACATCAGCCGGCAGGTACTTCATTTCCAGCGCGGATCGCAACCTGTGATCTCCGTGGACACGAAAAAGAAGGAATTGGTGGGCGAATTCAAGAATCCCGGAAGGGAATGGGAAGTGAAGGGAGAGCCCACAGCGGTCAACGTGCATGACTTCCCCGATCCCAAGCACGGCAAGGCCATTCCGTATGGAGTCTATGACCTCGCGAGCAACGAGGGTTGGGTCAGTGTCGGGATTGACCACGATACCGCCCGATTCGCCGCGGCGAGCATCCGCCGGTGGTGGCAGGAGATGGGATCTCGGAGATTCCCCGGCGCGAGCAAGTTGATGATCACCGCCGACGGTGGTGGAAGCAACAGCAGCCGCAACCGCCTGTGGAAGGTGGCATTGCAGGAACTGGCGGATGAAATCGGCCTTCGCCTTGATGTGTGTCACTTCCCACCTGGTACCAGCAAGTGGAACAAGATCGAGCATCGCCTTTTCAGCTTCATCACGAAGAACTGGAGAGGCCGGCCATTGACTGGATACCAAGTCATCGTGAACCTGATCGCTAACACAACCACGAAGGAGGGGTTGCTGGTTCGAGCTGCATTGGACACAACTGAATACGAGACCGGCATCACTGTGACTGACGAGGAGTTGGCACGAGTGAAGATCACGAAGTCCACGTTTCACGGCGATTGGAACTACGCGATTCATCCCCGAGTCTGA
- a CDS encoding glycosyltransferase, with amino-acid sequence MKLRGDLNVVVPAYNRVDALTCVLECLERQTVLPSRTIVVDDASEPPLRNSISRTYPDLNIEWLRLDKNRGPGTAREAGRSRVDKAHVLYVDSDDKLREDAIQRLLGVLIDQPNLGMVYSTAEEVTDLGSLGVRRRSSEGFDAILPAVLFGRPWPTSGCMWRTSCDVLGAPWEALYAWEDYVHDVRVGCHDVAIAHLPEPLCRVGVSVPGRVSQGSGKKHLRRKAVSMLQAYVLISRALRCSRWVEIDVVQWRLRTLAWSMGVIGLDAGLFGRTHRMLREAIHWQLGQRGRWHLRLVMVTTFLRQKGAGMRLARYLRRREGAMPEGLRQRATIT; translated from the coding sequence ATGAAGTTGCGTGGAGATCTGAATGTGGTTGTTCCGGCCTATAACAGGGTTGATGCTTTGACTTGTGTTCTTGAGTGCCTGGAAAGGCAAACGGTGTTACCGAGCCGGACAATAGTGGTTGACGATGCATCTGAGCCTCCACTGAGAAATAGCATTTCACGGACCTATCCGGACCTCAACATCGAGTGGCTGCGACTTGATAAGAATCGTGGTCCAGGAACAGCTAGGGAAGCGGGGAGAAGTAGGGTCGACAAAGCCCATGTTCTCTACGTTGACTCCGATGATAAACTTCGGGAGGACGCGATTCAAAGGTTGCTGGGAGTGCTGATAGATCAACCCAATTTGGGTATGGTCTACTCCACGGCGGAGGAAGTCACGGATCTAGGATCTTTAGGTGTTCGGAGACGGAGTTCAGAGGGCTTTGATGCTATCCTACCAGCAGTGTTGTTTGGAAGGCCTTGGCCTACTTCCGGTTGCATGTGGCGTACGTCCTGTGATGTTCTGGGGGCTCCCTGGGAAGCGCTCTATGCCTGGGAGGACTATGTCCACGATGTTAGGGTTGGGTGCCATGATGTTGCCATTGCACACTTGCCGGAGCCGCTGTGTCGGGTTGGGGTTTCGGTGCCGGGCCGGGTCAGCCAGGGCAGTGGTAAGAAGCATCTACGCCGAAAGGCAGTGAGTATGCTGCAAGCATATGTTCTCATTTCGCGAGCGCTGCGGTGTAGCCGGTGGGTCGAGATTGATGTTGTGCAATGGCGGCTTCGGACGCTTGCTTGGTCTATGGGAGTCATTGGGCTCGATGCGGGATTGTTTGGGAGGACTCATCGAATGCTCCGGGAGGCTATCCATTGGCAGCTGGGGCAGAGGGGTAGGTGGCATCTGCGGTTGGTCATGGTGACAACGTTCCTTCGGCAGAAGGGTGCAGGGATGCGCCTGGCCAGGTATTTGCGCAGAAGGGAGGGTGCCATGCCTGAAGGGCTTAGGCAGCGCGCAACAATAACTTGA
- a CDS encoding polysaccharide pyruvyl transferase family protein has translation MLLGIGSIIRRARPNCVVWGSGIKTFHDSMESRGATVLAVRGYITQEWLLKNGAIDRSQAISFGDPALLAPIYWPAPGVRKWEVGVVPHFMELEAIRKSQLPSQWRLIEVTQDPVSVIDEIACCSLIVSSSLHGLIVANAYRIPSVWVKWSNAICQNGGEAKYLDYIESIGAGISVPLDLQNNDLSDERVQRRLVEDQALRIVAGTNLVEMQRGLLASFPGKITRISSEMLRS, from the coding sequence GTGTTGCTCGGAATCGGGAGTATTATACGTCGTGCTCGGCCGAACTGTGTAGTCTGGGGTTCTGGGATCAAGACCTTCCATGATTCAATGGAAAGCCGAGGCGCGACCGTGCTGGCGGTACGTGGCTATATCACACAAGAATGGCTATTAAAGAATGGGGCAATTGATCGCTCTCAGGCAATTTCCTTTGGCGATCCAGCTCTGCTTGCGCCCATCTATTGGCCTGCTCCAGGAGTGCGTAAATGGGAGGTTGGGGTTGTGCCCCATTTCATGGAACTGGAAGCTATCAGGAAATCACAATTGCCTTCCCAATGGCGCTTGATCGAAGTTACGCAGGATCCGGTGAGTGTAATTGATGAAATTGCTTGCTGTTCACTAATTGTTAGCTCTAGTTTGCACGGATTAATTGTCGCCAATGCGTACAGAATTCCCTCTGTTTGGGTTAAGTGGTCGAATGCCATATGCCAAAATGGTGGAGAAGCAAAATACTTGGACTACATCGAGTCAATAGGGGCTGGGATAAGTGTACCCCTAGATCTGCAAAACAATGATTTGTCAGACGAAAGAGTGCAAAGGCGTCTTGTAGAAGACCAGGCTCTGCGGATAGTAGCTGGGACGAACTTAGTAGAGATGCAGAGAGGGCTGCTTGCGTCATTTCCTGGGAAAATCACCCGTATTAGTTCCGAAATGCTGCGTAGTTAG
- a CDS encoding ABC transporter ATP-binding protein yields the protein MSNIAIRVENLSKAYRIGQEEQRHETLLGAMASFVRAPLRNFRNLRKLSRFDDLSQDSNPPTQPGGTQDPTANTHQPTTNNDPSDIIWALKDVSFEVKHGEVLGIIGRNGAGKSTLLKILSRITEPTSGRATVYGRVGSLLEVGTGFHPDLTGRENVYLNGTILGMKKREVDARFDEIVDFSGVEKFIDTPVKRYSSGMRVRLAFAVAAHLEPEVLIVDEVLAVGDAEFQTKCLGKMQDIAVLGRTVLFVSHNLGAVRALCNRGLLIGSGTIIFDGAVERCLDCYSNSVNDTNFSKHLESTRREHSKLRATSIELLAGESGGDKIILAGAPLSIRVGYSSERTVCNLDVAITIYDDNNIGIISLSTCYVGATVPTAIGEGSLTCSMPVLPLLPGRYRLALALQENGRVLDRIEIGRQLEVAGSVFYKSGRTPSRKNCCCMVEHRWEYKQGHECSPSHNLIAVEGGTSGI from the coding sequence ATGAGCAATATCGCCATCCGCGTCGAGAATCTTAGCAAGGCCTACCGCATCGGGCAGGAGGAACAGCGTCATGAGACGCTGCTGGGGGCCATGGCCTCCTTCGTGAGGGCGCCGTTGCGCAACTTTCGGAATCTCCGCAAGTTGAGCCGCTTTGATGACCTCTCCCAAGATTCCAATCCGCCAACCCAACCGGGAGGTACCCAGGACCCAACCGCCAATACCCACCAACCCACCACCAACAACGACCCCTCAGACATCATTTGGGCCCTCAAGGACGTCTCGTTCGAGGTCAAGCACGGCGAGGTGCTGGGGATTATCGGACGCAACGGGGCGGGCAAGTCCACCCTGCTGAAGATCCTCTCCCGCATCACCGAACCCACCTCGGGCCGGGCCACGGTGTACGGCCGGGTGGGAAGCCTGCTGGAGGTTGGCACGGGATTCCACCCGGACCTGACGGGGCGTGAAAATGTCTATTTGAACGGAACGATTCTTGGCATGAAGAAACGGGAGGTGGATGCCAGGTTCGATGAAATCGTGGACTTCTCCGGCGTGGAGAAGTTCATCGATACGCCCGTGAAGCGGTACTCGAGCGGGATGCGGGTGAGACTGGCGTTCGCAGTGGCGGCCCACCTTGAACCAGAAGTTCTGATCGTCGATGAGGTGCTGGCGGTAGGGGATGCGGAATTCCAAACTAAGTGTTTGGGAAAAATGCAAGATATCGCGGTATTGGGACGGACTGTTTTGTTTGTAAGTCACAATCTTGGAGCGGTCCGAGCACTCTGCAACCGAGGCTTGTTGATCGGAAGCGGAACAATAATCTTCGACGGTGCCGTTGAAAGATGCCTAGACTGCTACTCAAACTCCGTGAATGACACCAATTTCAGCAAGCATCTAGAATCCACTAGACGAGAGCATTCAAAATTAAGAGCTACTAGCATCGAACTTCTGGCCGGCGAGTCAGGAGGCGACAAGATTATTCTTGCGGGTGCCCCATTGTCCATAAGAGTAGGCTATAGTAGTGAAAGGACGGTCTGCAACCTTGATGTTGCAATAACAATCTATGACGACAACAATATAGGAATCATAAGTCTTTCGACCTGCTATGTAGGAGCCACGGTACCCACGGCTATCGGGGAAGGTAGCCTCACATGTTCGATGCCGGTGCTACCACTGCTTCCTGGAAGGTACAGACTCGCACTGGCGCTACAGGAGAATGGAAGGGTTCTCGATCGAATAGAGATCGGGAGGCAACTTGAGGTCGCTGGTTCGGTGTTCTACAAATCAGGTAGAACTCCAAGCCGCAAAAACTGTTGCTGCATGGTAGAGCACCGTTGGGAATACAAACAAGGGCATGAGTGTTCACCATCACACAACTTAATAGCAGTCGAAGGCGGGACATCCGGTATCTGA
- a CDS encoding four helix bundle protein produces MSGRLPEEFRGRTKRFAAGAIRLFVGLPKGREELRVIGKQLLRSGTSVAAQVREASRARSNEEFASKLGGALQEADESQLWLELLREECGVDPDSTQPLEREASELIAILTTMINRTKASR; encoded by the coding sequence GTGAGTGGCCGGTTGCCGGAGGAGTTTCGGGGACGTACGAAGCGATTTGCGGCAGGGGCGATCCGGCTATTTGTGGGTCTTCCCAAGGGAAGGGAGGAACTGCGAGTGATCGGGAAGCAACTGCTGCGCTCGGGAACATCGGTGGCTGCACAGGTGCGCGAGGCCTCCCGCGCACGGTCCAATGAGGAATTCGCTTCGAAACTCGGAGGCGCACTCCAGGAAGCCGACGAAAGCCAGCTCTGGTTGGAACTCCTTCGTGAAGAGTGCGGAGTAGATCCTGACAGCACGCAGCCGCTGGAGAGAGAAGCCTCAGAGCTGATTGCAATCCTCACCACAATGATCAATAGAACCAAGGCAAGTCGATGA
- a CDS encoding four helix bundle protein: MSGRLPEEFRGRTKRFAAGAIRLFVGMPKGREELRVIGRQLLRSATSVAAHVREASRARSHEEFASKLGGALQEADESQLWLELLREECGVDPDSTEPLEKEASELIAILTTMINRTKAGR; this comes from the coding sequence ATGAGTGGACGGTTGCCGGAGGAGTTTCGGGGACGTACGAAGCGATTTGCGGCAGGGGCGATCCGTCTGTTCGTCGGCATGCCCAAAGGAAGGGAAGAACTGCGTGTGATCGGAAGGCAGTTGTTGCGTTCTGCGACGTCGGTCGCCGCGCACGTCAGGGAAGCATCCCGTGCCCGGTCTCATGAGGAGTTCGCGTCAAAACTCGGAGGCGCACTCCAGGAAGCTGACGAAAGCCAGCTCTGGTTGGAACTCCTCCGTGAAGAGTGCGGAGTGGATCCTGACAGCACTGAGCCGCTGGAGAAGGAAGCCTCAGAGCTGATTGCAATCCTCACCACAATGATCAATAGAACCAAGGCAGGTCGATGA
- a CDS encoding ABC transporter permease — protein sequence MPPSASADTPIVIIEPRKGWRLIDWREVKEYRDLLYFLVLRDVTVLYKQTVLGIAWAVLTPFFSMVVFSIIFGRLIGVPSDGVPYPIFSFAALLPWTYFANSLTGSTGSLISGTGLFTKVYFPRVFIPLVPVLSKLVDFAIASSLLALLMVWYGIVPSANVLLLPIPILLMILTSAGIGMGLSALAIQFRDVRHAMGFAVTLLQYAAPVVWPASKIPEEFRLWYGLYPMAGVIEGFRAAILNTGPMPWDLIGMGGLSATLCFVAGAMYFRRTERVFADVA from the coding sequence ATGCCCCCCTCCGCATCAGCCGACACCCCCATCGTCATCATCGAACCCCGCAAGGGCTGGCGCCTGATTGACTGGCGGGAGGTCAAGGAGTACCGGGACCTCCTGTACTTCCTCGTCCTGCGGGACGTCACGGTTCTCTACAAGCAGACTGTGCTGGGCATCGCCTGGGCGGTGCTGACGCCGTTCTTCTCGATGGTGGTCTTCTCCATCATCTTCGGCCGCCTCATCGGGGTGCCCAGCGATGGTGTGCCGTACCCGATCTTCAGCTTCGCCGCCCTGCTGCCATGGACCTACTTTGCCAATTCGCTGACAGGTTCAACCGGCAGTCTGATCAGCGGCACAGGCCTGTTCACTAAGGTGTATTTTCCACGAGTGTTCATACCTCTCGTTCCTGTCCTTTCCAAGCTGGTCGATTTTGCGATCGCCTCGAGCCTGCTGGCCCTGCTCATGGTCTGGTACGGGATTGTGCCGTCGGCCAATGTGCTGTTGCTTCCCATACCCATTCTTCTGATGATCCTGACCTCGGCGGGCATCGGCATGGGCCTCTCCGCCCTGGCCATTCAATTCCGGGACGTTCGTCACGCCATGGGCTTTGCGGTCACCCTACTGCAGTACGCCGCCCCTGTCGTCTGGCCCGCTTCCAAGATCCCCGAGGAGTTCCGGCTCTGGTATGGTCTGTACCCCATGGCGGGCGTCATCGAAGGCTTCCGGGCCGCCATTCTAAACACCGGCCCCATGCCCTGGGATCTCATCGGCATGGGTGGCCTGTCGGCGACCTTGTGCTTCGTCGCGGGAGCGATGTATTTTCGAAGGACGGAGAGGGTGTTTGCTGACGTCGCTTAG
- a CDS encoding glycosyltransferase family 4 protein produces the protein MAEHRHVADCGERVLLTVPQLEATSSPYRELMALCKGLTRRGFRLDVCSLRPNGSDITGSQLAAMGVGWFVARFRPAEYGLSGWLEFLKYRRVIRGRGRYAIHHSLDFTSMPLEAWSSPSFADHFLFTQRSMNRNGYRWALKARARRAGVVVGISEGVCGYLRSLQVAPSKIRRVYNGFHLSVPQGVKAAVPGILCVAHLQRGKRQIDLIRAVARVRERQSDIMLRLVGEAYDTEYEHQLRLECRRLSLEKHVQFLGRRTDVPALLAQSSILVSCSETEALGTSIIEAMKVGVPVVSSRAEGPSEFLVHQENAWLVDTGDVAGFAEGILNLLENETLRQRLVDRARATAERLFSPEPMVEAYAAIYRELLARGCASDRKCQTLRGAS, from the coding sequence ATGGCTGAACACAGGCATGTGGCCGATTGCGGCGAGCGGGTGCTCCTCACCGTCCCTCAACTGGAAGCTACCTCAAGTCCGTACCGGGAGTTGATGGCGCTGTGCAAAGGCCTGACCCGTCGGGGGTTCCGGCTGGACGTATGTTCGTTGCGTCCCAACGGCAGTGACATCACGGGGAGTCAGTTGGCGGCGATGGGAGTCGGTTGGTTTGTCGCGCGGTTTCGGCCGGCCGAGTATGGATTGTCGGGTTGGCTTGAATTTCTCAAGTACCGAAGGGTGATTCGAGGCCGGGGACGATACGCCATCCACCACTCCCTGGACTTCACCAGCATGCCACTGGAGGCGTGGTCGAGTCCGTCGTTCGCGGATCACTTCCTTTTCACGCAACGGAGCATGAATCGGAATGGGTATCGGTGGGCCCTGAAGGCACGAGCCCGACGAGCGGGCGTGGTCGTAGGCATCTCCGAGGGGGTGTGCGGGTATTTGAGATCGCTCCAAGTGGCGCCGTCGAAGATCCGGCGCGTGTACAATGGCTTCCATCTATCGGTGCCGCAGGGCGTCAAGGCTGCGGTCCCCGGCATTCTTTGTGTTGCCCATCTGCAGCGCGGGAAGCGGCAGATAGATTTGATTCGTGCGGTCGCCCGCGTTCGGGAGCGTCAATCCGACATCATGCTTCGCCTCGTGGGTGAGGCCTACGACACGGAATACGAGCACCAGCTTCGCCTGGAATGCCGACGACTCTCCCTGGAGAAACATGTCCAGTTTCTCGGACGCCGAACGGATGTCCCCGCCCTGCTGGCTCAATCTTCGATTCTGGTCTCCTGCTCCGAAACCGAAGCCCTGGGCACTTCGATCATCGAGGCGATGAAGGTTGGCGTGCCAGTGGTCTCGTCCCGTGCCGAGGGTCCGTCCGAGTTCCTGGTGCATCAGGAGAACGCCTGGCTGGTGGACACCGGCGACGTAGCCGGATTCGCCGAGGGAATCTTGAATCTCCTGGAGAATGAGACCCTGCGTCAACGATTGGTGGATCGGGCGAGGGCTACCGCCGAACGTCTGTTTTCACCGGAGCCGATGGTGGAAGCCTACGCGGCCATTTACCGCGAGTTGTTGGCGCGGGGATGTGCTTCCGATCGGAAGTGCCAGACTCTGAGGGGTGCATCATGA
- a CDS encoding phenylacetate--CoA ligase family protein: MKVAAASARGWRLQRLRYGRETDERVRAAWARERWSNEAWAAWRQPILQRLLTDAAQHVPHYRSWARQRLGRTDSGEAGGLEYWPVLAKESLRSAPLSFVDERIDPRSLMIERTSGSTGTPVTLYHGVEGIRAWYALFEARWRGWAGLSRHDRWAILGGQLVAPPGRQRPPFWVWNSPMRQLYCSTYHLSRTTAAAYAEALMVHRVTYLLGYPSALALLAGWMEEQSLSAPPLKAVLSNAEPLYTHQREVLRRVFGCPVYDTYGMSEHVGAASECESGTLHWWPEAGVLEILRDDSDTPVLPGETGRIVCTGLLHREQPLIRYDTGDRGAVVEPGWRCPCGRTLPVLTRIEGRSDDLIRTPDGRWIGRLDPVFKGGLPVVEAQIQQLGPDRIEVRVVPGHGYGPTAEESLRRALMERVGAMRIEIVLVERIPRGSNGKFKAVVGWKEWRAGAGAAVGPGVHHG; encoded by the coding sequence ATGAAAGTGGCGGCGGCCAGCGCCCGCGGATGGCGGTTGCAGCGACTGCGATATGGCCGGGAGACAGACGAGCGGGTCCGAGCGGCGTGGGCCCGTGAACGCTGGTCGAACGAGGCTTGGGCTGCCTGGCGTCAGCCTATTCTCCAGCGCTTGCTGACCGACGCGGCCCAACACGTTCCGCATTACCGTTCCTGGGCAAGGCAAAGGTTGGGTCGGACAGATTCCGGAGAGGCGGGAGGCCTGGAATACTGGCCTGTATTAGCCAAGGAATCCCTCAGGTCCGCCCCGTTGTCGTTTGTGGACGAACGGATCGATCCCCGTTCGTTGATGATCGAGCGGACCAGCGGGAGTACGGGGACTCCGGTGACCCTCTACCACGGGGTGGAGGGAATTCGGGCCTGGTATGCCCTCTTCGAAGCGCGATGGCGGGGTTGGGCCGGATTGAGCCGGCATGACCGGTGGGCGATTCTAGGCGGCCAGTTGGTAGCCCCGCCCGGTCGGCAGCGTCCGCCATTCTGGGTTTGGAACAGCCCGATGCGACAGCTCTATTGCAGCACCTACCATCTCTCCAGGACGACGGCTGCCGCTTATGCCGAGGCGCTGATGGTGCATCGGGTCACCTACCTTCTCGGGTACCCTTCCGCCCTTGCCCTCCTTGCCGGTTGGATGGAGGAACAGAGTCTGAGCGCACCGCCGCTGAAGGCGGTGCTCAGCAATGCGGAACCGCTTTACACCCACCAAAGGGAGGTTCTTCGGCGCGTCTTCGGCTGTCCCGTGTATGATACCTACGGCATGAGCGAACACGTCGGGGCCGCCAGCGAGTGCGAGTCGGGCACCCTGCACTGGTGGCCGGAGGCGGGGGTGCTGGAGATTCTGAGGGATGACTCGGATACCCCGGTGCTGCCTGGGGAGACGGGCCGGATCGTGTGCACCGGTCTGCTGCATCGGGAACAGCCGCTGATTCGTTACGACACCGGGGACCGTGGCGCCGTGGTGGAACCGGGTTGGCGTTGTCCGTGCGGGCGGACGCTTCCTGTCCTGACCCGGATCGAGGGGCGCTCGGATGATCTCATTCGCACACCAGACGGTCGCTGGATCGGGCGCCTCGATCCCGTGTTCAAGGGGGGACTACCGGTGGTCGAAGCGCAGATTCAGCAGCTGGGACCAGACCGGATCGAGGTGAGGGTGGTGCCGGGACATGGCTACGGCCCGACGGCCGAGGAGAGCCTGCGGCGGGCGCTCATGGAGCGTGTGGGTGCGATGCGCATCGAGATCGTCCTGGTGGAGAGGATTCCTCGGGGTTCCAACGGGAAGTTCAAGGCGGTGGTGGGCTGGAAGGAGTGGAGGGCCGGGGCAGGAGCGGCGGTGGGACCGGGAGTCCATCATGGCTGA
- a CDS encoding glycosyltransferase family 4 protein, producing MFEVTRSEPLGHGLDTTRGPGEGGESRRLLMVGNFLSGHGLARGVGEELADRLRVVGWPVVTTSDRLNRWARWFQMMRVVRQHAGWAEVAHLDVFSGAAFLWAETAAAWLKRRGVPFVATLHGGNLPRFAARWPRRVKRVLSAARVVTAPSRYLADHMAGSRRDIRILPNPLEISRYPWRSRERPQPILVWLRALHRIYRPQLAAEVVARLKRELPGIGLTLYGPDKGDGARQDWEAAVAAFDVGREVSWAGGVPKADVPRALSGGDIFLNTTDVDNTPVSVIEAMACGLCVVSTNVGGTPYLIEEGHDGLLVPPGDAGAIAAAVLRLFREPGLAGRLSVHARRKVEAYDWGAVLPQWMRLLREVADGGSASMSHGSMKENDSHGGTKTRR from the coding sequence ATGTTCGAGGTGACGAGATCAGAACCCCTGGGGCATGGGCTCGATACGACCCGAGGGCCCGGGGAAGGCGGTGAAAGCCGGCGGCTTCTGATGGTGGGGAACTTTCTCTCCGGCCACGGCCTGGCGCGGGGGGTGGGCGAAGAGCTGGCCGACCGGCTCCGGGTGGTCGGCTGGCCGGTGGTCACCACGTCGGACCGTTTGAACCGATGGGCCCGTTGGTTCCAGATGATGCGGGTGGTCCGCCAGCATGCGGGCTGGGCGGAGGTGGCGCATCTGGATGTCTTCAGTGGGGCGGCGTTTCTGTGGGCGGAAACGGCTGCGGCATGGCTGAAACGAAGGGGCGTACCGTTCGTCGCAACGTTGCACGGTGGCAATCTGCCCCGATTCGCCGCGCGCTGGCCGCGCCGGGTGAAACGAGTGCTGAGTGCAGCCCGGGTGGTGACGGCTCCCTCCCGGTACCTTGCAGACCACATGGCCGGTTCTCGGCGGGACATCCGGATTCTGCCCAATCCCCTCGAGATCTCGCGGTATCCCTGGCGGTCCCGGGAGAGGCCGCAGCCGATCCTGGTGTGGCTGCGCGCGTTGCATCGCATCTATCGCCCGCAACTGGCCGCCGAGGTCGTGGCCCGTCTCAAGCGGGAACTGCCGGGCATTGGTTTGACGCTCTACGGTCCCGACAAGGGGGACGGGGCACGGCAGGATTGGGAGGCGGCGGTGGCCGCCTTCGACGTGGGGCGCGAGGTGTCCTGGGCGGGCGGTGTACCCAAAGCCGATGTTCCCAGGGCGTTGTCGGGAGGGGACATTTTTCTCAACACCACCGATGTGGACAATACCCCGGTCAGTGTGATCGAGGCGATGGCGTGCGGACTGTGCGTGGTGAGCACGAACGTGGGAGGCACCCCATACCTGATCGAGGAGGGTCACGACGGACTGCTGGTGCCGCCCGGCGATGCGGGAGCGATCGCGGCGGCCGTTTTGCGGCTGTTCCGGGAGCCCGGGCTGGCGGGGAGGTTGTCCGTCCATGCCAGGAGAAAAGTGGAGGCGTATGATTGGGGTGCTGTGCTTCCGCAATGGATGAGGCTGCTTCGTGAGGTGGCCGATGGCGGGAGTGCGTCGATGAGTCACGGTTCGATGAAGGAGAATGACTCTCACGGAGGCACAAAGACACGGAGATGA